Proteins from a genomic interval of Heteronotia binoei isolate CCM8104 ecotype False Entrance Well chromosome 5, APGP_CSIRO_Hbin_v1, whole genome shotgun sequence:
- the LOC132572104 gene encoding zinc finger protein 345-like has product MSFEEVAVFFTEEEWALLDPGQRKLFWKVMEENYETVASLRDDISQKDLRVAERRSTLPFLGVQGTVETQDGDGNVWNTPFPGASLLSCFPWLEGEFGLCLSAAKRFRVSFEGVFMFLTEEEWALLCPGQRKLYWDVMEETFETVASLVADAREKGRETEPGWRVVGKDNDLQAEAKSEDQAVPKRPCRRKREQKQKQRRNKLEVSSEEDTRKRKRKPNGPMNQKGFNCKFSAKIHTGEKLYKRLECGKGFSKNNNLTAHQKIPVVEKSYKCLECGKCFSRNSNLTSHVKIHTGEKPFKCWECGKSFSHSSNLTKHQKVHTGEKPYKCLQCGKYFSTNAYLTTHQRVHTGEKPYKCLECGKCFSQRSSLRTHQKIHTGEKSYKCLECGKCFSWNSNLTEHVKIHTGEKPFKCWECGKCFSFNYHLKRHQKVHTGEKPYECLECEKHFFGKSSLKAHERIHTGEKPYQCFQCGKCFSQNGQLTTHQNTHTGGTPYKCLECGKCFSQKCNLTSHQKVHTGEKPYRCLECGKCFSQNSTLKTHQKVHTEEKPYKCLDCGKCFSHNSSLKGHQRIHTGEKPYKCLDCGKCFSHNSSLKGHQIAHTGEKPYKCLECGKCFSQNVKLTTHQKIHTGEKPYQCLECGKRFSQNCSLTSHQKIHTGEKPYRCLECGKCFSLNSHLRAHGKVHAGEKPYKCLECGKCFSGISGFKGHQRSHTGEKPYKCLVCGKCFSWKETVKIHQRIHTGEKSYKCLECGKCFSRNDTLKAHKKIHKSQAFN; this is encoded by the exons atgtcctttgaggaggtggccgtgttCTTCACGGAGGAGGAATGGGCCCTTCTGGATCCAGGCCAAAGAAAACTCTTTTGGAAAGTGATGGAAGAAAATTACGAGACCGTGGCCTCTCTGA GAGACGACATTTCCCAGAAGGACTTGCGAGTAGCGGAGAGAAGATCCACCCTGCCTTTTCTAGGTGTCCAGGGCACAGTTGAAACTCAAGATGGAGACGGAAATGTATGGAATACGCCGTTCCCTGGAGCCTCCCTTCTTTCGTGTTTCCCCTGGCTGGAGGGAGAATTTGGCCTGTGTTTGTCTGCAGCAAAG AGATTCCGAGTGTCCTTTGAGGGCGTATTCATGTTCTTAACAGAAGAGGAATGGGCCCTTCTCTGCCCAGGCCAAAGAAAACTCTACTGGGATGTTATGGAGGAAACTTTTGAAaccgtggcctctctgg TTGCAGATGCgagggagaaggggagagagacGGAACCAGGATGGAGAGTTGTGGGAAAAGACAACGATCTACAGGCGGAAGCAAAATCTGAGGATCAAGCGGTACCAAAGAGACCTTGCAGAAGGAAGAGGGAACAAAAACAGAAGCAAAGGAGAAATAAGCTTGAGGTCTCATCTGAAGAAGAtacaaggaaaagaaagagaaagcctAATGGTCCCATGAACCAGAAAGGATTCAATTGCAAATTCAGTGCtaagattcacacaggggagaaactatATAAACGTTTGGAATGTGGAAAGGGGTTCTCCAAGAATAACAACCTAactgcacatcaaaagattccTGTTGTGGAGAagtcatataaatgcttggagtgtggaaagtgcttctctcggaatAGCAACCTAACTTCACATGTAAaaattcatactggggagaagccattcaAATGCTGGGAGTGTGGAAAGTCCTTCTCCCATAGTAGCAACCTAACTAAACATCAAAAAGTCCATAccggggagaagccatataaatgtttaCAGTGTGGAAAGTACTTTTCTACTAATGCCTACCTAACTACACATCAAagggttcacacaggggagaaaccatataagtgcttggagtgtggaaagtgcttctctcagagaagcagcctgagaacacatcaaaagattcatactggagAGAagtcatataaatgcttggagtgtggaaagtgcttttcttGGAACAGCAACCTAACTGAACATGTAAaaattcatacaggggagaagccattcaAATGCTGGGAGTGTGGGAAGTGCTTCTCTTTCAATTACCACCTAAAAAGGCATCAAAAAGTTCATACTGGTGAGAAGCCatatgaatgcttggagtgtgaaaAGCATTTCTTTGGGAAATCCAGTTTAAAGGCACATGAaaggattcatactggggagaagccataccaATGCTTTCAGTGTGGGAAGTGCTTCTCCCAAAATGGTCAACTAACTACACATCAAAATACTCATACTGGTGGGACGCCgtataaatgcttggaatgtgggaaATGCTTCTCCCAGAAATgtaacctaacttcacatcaaaaggttcacacaggggagaaaccatatagatgcttggagtgtggaaagtgcttctctcagaatAGTACTCTAAAGACACATCAAAAGGTTCATACTgaggagaagccatataaatgcttggactgtggaaagtgcttctctcataATTCCAGCTTAAAAGGACATCAaaggattcatactggggagaagccatataaatgtttggactgtggaaagtgcttctctcataATTCCAGCTTAAAAGGACACCAAATAgctcatactggggagaagccatataaatgcttggagtgtggaaagtgcttctcacAAAATGTTAAGCTAActacacatcaaaagattcatactggtgAGAAGCCATatcaatgcttggagtgtgggaaacgCTTCTCCCAGAATTGTAGCCTAActtcacatcaaaagattcacacaggggagaaaccatatagatgcttggagtgtggaaagtgcttctccctGAATAGCCATCTAAGGGCACATGGAAAGGTTCatgctggggagaagccatataaatgcttggagtgtggaaagtgcttctctggGATTTCCGGCTTCAAAGGACATCAAAGGagtcatactggggagaagccatataaatgcttggtgtgtggaaagtgcttttcttGGAAAGAAACTGTAAAAATTCACCAaaggattcatactggggagaagtcatataaatgcttggagtgtggaaagtgcttctctcggaatGATACGCTAAAAGCACATAAAAAGATTCATAaaagccaggcttttaattga